A region from the Oryzias latipes chromosome 20, ASM223467v1 genome encodes:
- the yae1d1 gene encoding yae1 domain-containing protein 1: MMSWVKSASLNSEDVFDENADELHLQSKEWTSNMKKRVMDGYVDGVDAGEEASLQVGFNLGFKEGAAQTVAVGRLRGILGAVWCWCQIQHPERPVPTPVTDLLQRVTEHETQIMEDIRKALENPPPSVSDVSESMDALDVEQEDPSLCRDGGSGPCCNKRDENMDVDNPHQNQKIRSGSTSCSSSPGEGLHLLLQCCMDLASELGLPQELMDHIHELGNIDRMSSMF, translated from the exons ATGATGTCTTGGGTGAAATCCGCGTCGCTTAATAGTGAAGATGTGTTCGACGAAAACGCAGACGAGCTTCATTTACAGAGCAAAGAGTGGACCTCCAACATGAAGAAACGcgtcatg GACGGATATGTGGATGGAGTTGATGCCGGGGAGGAAGCCTCTCTTCAGGTCGGGTTTAACTTGGGGTTCAAGGAAGGAGCAGCCCAGACTGTAGCTGTGGGTCGACTGCGAGGAATTCTGGG GGCGGTCTGGTGCTGGTGCCAGATCCAGCATCCAGAAAGACCAGTTCCCACCCCTGTGACCGACCTCCTGCAGCGGGTTACAGAACACGAAACCCAGATCATGGAGGACATCAGGAAGGCTTTGGAAAATCCCCCTCCGAGTGTGAGTGACGTTTCGGAAAGCATGGACGCTCTCGATGTGGAGCAGGAGGATCCCTCCCTCTGCAGAGATGGAGGAAGTGGACCGTGTTGTAACAAGAGAGATGAAAATATGGATGTGGACAACCCTCACCAAAACCAAAAGATCCGCTCTGGGTCCACCAGCTGTTCCTCCAGCCCAGGTGAAGGTCTACACCTGCTCCTGCAGTGCTGTATGGATTTAGCATCAGAGCTGGGACTGCCGCAGGAGCTGATGGATCACATCCACGAGCTCGGGAACATCGACCGCATGAGCAGCATGTTTTAA
- the LOC101164686 gene encoding cyclic nucleotide-gated cation channel beta-1 produces MGNSCCRADSPCATAEEKSGLLSDESKAMSNSVKKTGACGPEGSDERSQSPEEEASKVPVQQCPDNEDTEPNNTQENGPFQNKGLQEAAPSPSKMPENSTPAQDEETKVIPAEGDRAENLQCTLNSQQKDPPTTDAAGIVALNAEPKKEELTLVQDETPNAVVIPSLPEKATPEPTAANATVDEVSKEVIASAAKPSEESAQSDEGSSVPSCQPTAAAGGAASISAATEETAPDTLSCTPSEDLNTGCASVRGEDDASEDVKSHNVSQICFGSGDEEEEEDKEKQEEDLHSVKELEATSPTDSKDSSKSGQDTQPHPECSSSACSDQEVSSEKSKQDAEEEEPLEAPDEGVLEAEKDEEIQEEDEETEHGQAEPQEEVTADEEQLEGSSHSKAEAGPAAEKEADLGSSEEDLYRGAEELSSSVGSSDLEIFKLEERCSLSPAVDVLFYSEREWKGNTAKSALIKKGYKEMSQKFSSLRRVRGDNYCALRATLFQVLSQSTHLPAWLQEDDATMLPEKLESLEGLINQWRFPGDVTGDASQQLRGYLELLRKTWRAAVDCASAAERQQLCERVFQCGEEELGLLEALKLLMLGRAVELHGRMQRGDEDVPLFCWLLFARDSSDCPRSFLSNHLRHVGLTAGLEQVEMFLLGYALQCTIQVFRLYKADTEEFVTYYPDDHKDDWQTVCLVTEDDRHYNVPVVKAAEPQEELASR; encoded by the exons ATGGGGAACAGCTGTTGCCGTGCTGACAGTCCCTGTGCCACGGCAGAGGAAAAAAGTGGTTTGCTGAGCGATGAGTCAAAGGCCATGAGCAACAGCGTCAAGAAaaccggtgcttgtggtccagAAGGAAGTGATGAAAGAAG CCAATCTCCAGAAGAAGAGGCCAGCAAAGTGCCTGTGCAGCAGTGTCCTGACAATGAAGACACGGAGCCCAACAACACTCAGGAAAACGGACCCTTTCAGAACAAAGGCCTTCAGGAAGCGGCGCCTTCTCCCAGCAAAATGCCCGAAAACTCCACCCCAGCACAAGACGAGGAAACCAAGGTCATCCCTGCTGAAGGAGACCGAGCTGAAAATCTACAGTGCACTTTAAACTCGCAGCAGAAAGACCCCCCCACAACGGATGCTGCGGGTATTGTAGCCTTAAACGCAGAACCAAAAAAAGAGGAGCTGACGTTGGTGCAGGATGAAACCCCAAACGCCGTCGTGATCCCTTCACTTCCTGAGAAAGCCACGCCAGAGCCCACCGCAGCGAACGCCACTGTTGATGAAGTCTCCAAAGAGGTTATCGCTTCCGCAGCCAAGCCGTCGGAGGAGTCTGCTCAAAGTGATGAAGGATCGTCCGTGCCAAGCTGTCAGCCCACCGCAGCCGCTGGTGGGGCGGCGTCCATCTCTGCAGCCACAGAGGAGACAGCGCCAGACACTCTGAGCTG CACTCCTTCAGAAGATTTGAACACCGGCTGCGCTTCAGTGCGCGGGGAGGACGACGCTTCTGAGGATGTGAAAAGCCATAACGTCTCTCAGATCTGTTTTGGTTCGggcgatgaggaggaggaggaggacaaggagaaacaggaggaggACCTTCACTCGGTGAAGGAGCTGGAGGCCACATCTCCCACAGATTCCAAGGACAG CTCAAAGTCTGGTCAGGATACACAGCCACATCCAGAGTGTTCCAGCTCTGCGTGCTCGGACCAAGAGGTTTCCTCAGAGAAGAGCAAACAGGATGCCGAGGAGGAAGAGCCCCTCGAGGCGCCGGATGAAGGCGTTCTCGAAGCGGAGAAggatgaagaaatccaagagGAAGACGAGGAGACGGAGCATGGTCAGGCTGAGCCTCAGGAGGAGGTGACCGCCGACGAAGAGCAGCTGGAGGGAAGCTCCCACAGCAAGGCTGAAGCTGGACCTGCTGCAGAGAAAGAGGCTGACCTGGGAAGCAG TGAGGAAGACCTTTACAGAGGAGCCGAAGAGCTGTCTTCCTCCGTGGGATCATCGGATTTAGAAA TTTTTAAGTTGGAGGAGCGGTGCAGCCTGTCTCCGGCTGTGGACGTCTTGTTCTACAGCGAGAGGGAATGGAAGGGGAACACCGCCAAAAGTGCGCTCATTAAAAAG GGATACAAAGAGATGTCCCAGAAGTTCAGCAGCTTGAGGAGAGTGAGGGGCGACAACTACTGCGCCCTCAGAGCCACGCTGTTCCAGGTGTTGTCCCAAAGCACCCACCTGCCCGCCTGGCTGCAAGAGGACGACGCCACCATG CTTCCAGAGAAACTGGAGTCCCTGGAAGGCCTGATAAACCAGTGGAGGTTTCCTGGAGACGTCACAGGAGACGCCAGCCAGCAGCTGAGAGGATATCTAGAGCTTCTGAGAAAAACG TGGCGGGCGGCGGTGGACTGCGCCTCGgcagcagagcggcagcagctcTGCGAGCGAGTCTTCCAATGCGGAGAGGAGGAGCTCGGGCTGCTGGAGGCGCTCAAGCTGCTGATGCTGGGCAGAGCGGTGGAGCTGCACGGCCGCATGCAGCGGGGGGATGAAGACGTTCCTCTCTTCTGCTGGCTGCTGTTTGCCCGGGACTCGTCCGACTGTCCTCGGTCCTTCCTCTCTAACCACCTCAGGCACGTGGGCCTCACCGCCGGGCTGGAGCAG GTGGAGATGTTCCTGCTGGGCTACGCCCTGCAGTGCACCATTCAGGTATTCAGACTTTACAAGGCAGACACAGAGGAGTTTGTCACTTACTACCCAGACGACCATAAGGACGACTGGCAGACCGTGTGCCTTGTCACCGAGGACGACCGGCACTACAACGTGCCGGTTGTGAAAGCTGCAGAGCCACAGGAGGAGCTGGCCTCCCGCTGA